Part of the Leptospira ellinghausenii genome, GACCCGGTTCCAATTTACAATATTGATCGGATTTTGCGAGAGAAGGCAGTCCAAACCTTAAAGGAAAGTAACCTTCGGACAAAATTGTTTTTCAATATGATGCCGAACTTTCTCTCTCGGGTGCACCATACTGATTTATTTGCAGAAAATTTCCATATCATCCAACTCATTGAAAAGTATGGGATTGATCGCAACCAAGTGGTGATCGAAATCACGGAAGACGAATTTGATGGTTCGATCGAACGGCTCATCCAAATTGTGCAAATTTTCAGGGATTATGGCTTAAAAATTGCCATCGATGATTTGGGGACAGGATTTTCCAATTTAGAACGCATTGGGTATTTGCACCCAGACATCATGAAAGTGGACATCCGTATCATGAGGGAAAGTTTGAATAAAAACTCCTTCAAACAAGTTCTAGGAGCCATCTCGGAGATGTCCCAGAAATTAGGAAGCCAACTTCTATTTGAAGGGATTGAAACTGAAGAAGAGGTGAACCTTGCCCTTTCTATGGGAGCCAATCTCCTCCAAGGATTTTATTTTTCGACCCCGAACCCACATTTTCTCAACCGCAATACTTTCTCCGATAAAATGAAAACAGTTCTCGAAAACTTTTCCAGTGTTCGTTCTCGTGAACTTCGGGAAAAGGGAATCCGAGAACAAAAGATCATCGACCAATTACAAGACTTATTTTATGAACTTTCTGATTCGAGTGAAGAAGATTTCCCTTATCGGTTTGGACAAATCCTAGGTTCCCTTCCACGGGAGATCTTAAAGGTGTTTGTATGCGACGGGGAAGGATACCAAATCACACCAACCTATGATTTGGATCGAATGAATGGTGGGTATTTGGAACGATCTAGGCAAATTGGAAACAATTACGCTTGGAAACCTTATTTTTTGAAACACAAAGAGGAATCGGAGCGGTTTCGCAAAAAATGGGGAGTGACATACCCTCTGTATGACATCAACAACCAAAATCAGTATGTTATCTTTACCTTTTCTCTCATGGCAGGGAAGATCCTTGTGGCACAGGTGAGTTGGTCGGAATAGAATCTTGTTTTTTTTGAGTGGTCGATTTTCCTGGTAGTAGGGATTCGTCTATAATATAGAATCATTCTAAATATAAAAAAACAGGATACCACCTTGTCCGCAATTCTCGAAATCAAATCTCTACATGCCAATGTCGGAGACAAACAGATCCTCCGAGGGGTCAATTTAACCATCGGAGCCGGAGAAGTCCATGCCATCATGGGGCCCAATGGTTCTGGGAAAAGTACCCTTTCCAATGTGATCCTTGGCCATCCAAAATACAATGTTACATCTGGGGACATCCTCTTTCGAGGAGAATCGATCTTAAAACTTTCTACAGACGAAAGGGCAAGGTTAGGTTTGTTTTTATCGTTCCAATACCCAACTGCACTTCCAGGTGTCACCATCGGGAATTTTTTAAAATCCATTTTAAAAGCACACCGCGGAAAAGAACTCCCTGTAAAAGAATTCAAACAAGAATTAAAAACCGCAATGGATCTTTTAGAAGTTCCTCAATCGTTTATCGGGCGTTATGTGAATGATGGGTTCTCTGGTGGAGAGAAAAAACGAGCTGAAATTTTACAAATGAGTTTATTAAAACCTGTATTATCGATTTTAGATGAAACTGATTCTGGATTAGATATCGATGCCCTAAGGATCGTTTCAGAAGGAATCAATGCAAATAGAAATCCTGAGAGATCGATTTTACTCATCACACATTACCAAAGGATGCTGAACTACATTGTTCCTGATTTTGTCCATGTGTTTGCTGATGGAAGGATATTGGAAACAGGTGGAAAAGACCTATCTCTCAAATTGGAAGAAGTAGGTTATGATTGGATATTGGAGAGAGAAGGGGTCAAATGAATTCCTTACTCAACAGACAACAGTTTACCATCGACCCAAAAAAGCGAAATCAGTTTTGTCGTTCCCTCATACAAACTTGGGAAGGATTGTCTCTTCCCACAGAAAAAGAGGAATCCTATCGTAAATTTCCAATCAGTGGTTTAGATTGGAAGGAACTGGGATTTGACCCCAAAGAGAAAAAAACTAAGATTGAGGATTTCTCAAATTCTGTTGAAAAGGATTTGGTAAGTGAAACGATCCTAGATGATATTTTTGTATTGTTACAACAATACCTACCAAAGGATTATTTTAGTTATCTCTCTGTTTTACAATCCCCTGGGATTGAGTTTTATATTTGTGAAGATGGACTAGTTACTCCCATTGATTCATCATTAGGTGATGAGCCAAAATTTTCATTCCGAATTTTTTATGTTCCCAAAGGAAAATTTTCACAAATCCATTTAAAAACACAAACAAACCACAATTCAGATTCCCTTCATTTAAAATCAGGAATTGATGTTTTTATTTCAGACAAAGATTCACACGTTGAGATTTTAGATGAAGAGAATTACGATGAAGACTTGGTCCAGTTTCGAACTGTTCTTTTACTATCCAAAGAAAATACATCGGTAAAATACCATCATTTTCCTTTTGGTGGGTTTCGATCCAAATTATTATTACATTCTCATTTATTAGGAAACGGAGCAGAAGTGACTGTGGATGGGGTTTCTGCATTAGGAAAGCGGAACCTGAAGGATTTGGATATGGAAATGCACCACCATGCAGACCATACAACAAGTAAAATTACATATAAGGCAATTGTTACTGATCGTTCCCATCATGTATTTACAGGAAATCTCATTATCCCACCTAACTTAAAAAAGGTAGTGGCTCACCAGGAATCATTCAACCTTTCTTTAAACAAAAAGGCGAGAGCGGAAGCAAATCCAAAGTTAGAAGTATTAGCAGAAGACGTATCTTGTACTCATGGTGCAACCGTTGGTGACATTGATGAAGAACAGTACTTTTATTTATTATCGAGAGGTCTAAGTCCTGAAGAATCTAAGTCTTTACTTGTGACTGCTTTTTATGGAGAAACCATACATACGATTGGATTCAATGAGGAAGTAAAACTGGATTTGGAATCTTCCATTCATACCATTCTCGTGGGAGGGAAATGATGGCGTTTAAAAAATTAGTTTCCATTGGGGAAATTGAAGAAGGTAAATTAACTGTCATCAAAACCCGGCATTTTTCCGTTGTGATTACAAAATGGGAAAACGAATACTATGCCTTTGAAGATTCTTGTACTCATGATGGTGAAGAGATTTCCTGTGGTAAGTTGGAAGGTTGTGTCATCACTTGTCCTCGCCATTTTGCAAAATTTGATATCAGAAATGGGAATGTTTTGGCTCTGCCAGCCACAGAACCACTCACTACATTTCCTACAAAAGTAAATGGAAATGACTTAGAAGTGGATTTGGAGTCTGTATGAGTTTGGATCCTTATCAACTTCGAAAAGATTTTCCGATCCTTTCCGAGACAATGCCGAATGGGAAACCTCTTGTTTACTTAGACAATGGAGCAACTTCGCAAAAACCACTCAGTGTCATTCAGGCAACAAATGATTATTATGCGAAAGAAAATGCAAACATCCATAGGGGTGTATATTACCTTTCCCAACATGCCACTGAACTTTTTGAACGAACAAGAATCAAAACTTCCCATTTTTTCCAAGCACAATGTGCAAAGGCTATCATTTTCACCCGGGGAACAACAGATGCCATCAATTTAGTGGCACAAACTTATGGACGGGTAAATGTATCCGAAGGGGATGAGATTGTTTTATCTGTCCAAGAACACCATTCCAATTTAGTTCCTTGGCAAATGTTAGCTCGCGAGAAAAGAGCATTTTTAAAATTCATTCCAATCCTTCCGGATACAACTTACGACTTATCAAAGTTAAGTGAAATTATCACCAAACGAACAAAAATTGTGGCAATTAGCCAAATGTCAAATGTGACTGGAACGGTTCATGATCTGCGAAAAATCATTGATCGGGCAAGGCAAGTAGGAGCAAAGGTACTCGTTGATGGTGCCCAGGCAGCTTGCCATATGCCTATTCACTTAGTGGATTTAGATGTGGATTTTTATGCTTTTTCTGCCCACAAGATGTTAGGTCCCACTGGAGTTGGTGTACTTTTTGGGAAAGAAGAAATTTTAGAAGCCATGCCACCTTGGTTAGGTGGGGGTGATATGATTGAATCCGTGGAATTGGAAAGTTCTACATACGCAGCACTTCCTGCTAAACTAGAAGCAGGTACTCCAAACATAGCAGGTGTGATTGGTTTTTCTCATGCCTTGGATTATTTGCAAAAAGTAGGTATGCAAAATATCAAAAACCACGAACGGATGTTAACCGAATATGCTTTGGAACGGTTTCAAAAGATCGGTGGTCTTACCCTTTACGGAACAGAGGATTTGGACAAACGTGGTGGTGTAATTTCCTTCACTTTGGACGGAATCCACCCTCATGATGTTGGGTCCATCTTAGATGAAGAAGGTGTTGCCATCCGTGTGGGACACCACTGTTGCCAACCTCTCATGAAACACTTCCAAATCCCTGGAACCTGTCGGGCATCGTTTTATTTTTATAATACAAAAGAAGACATTGATGTTCTCATAAAATCCATTGAGAAGGTAAAATCAATATTTGGTCGTGTCGTCAGAAAATAATACATTCCAAGATTTTCTAAAATGGAAATCCTATGCGCTTTGGCAAAAACCAGAGGAAACTGTTTTAGAAGTTTCGGCATTGAATCCCTTATGTGGTGATGAAGTGAAATTGTATTACCGAAAAGAAGGTAAGGATAGGATCAGAATTTTGGGTGTATCTGGTGAATCCTGTTCGATTTGTTCGGCTTCTCTTGGTTTTTTATTCAAACACCAAACGGAATTTCAAAAAGATAAGTTCCTTTTTTACTTGAGTGAACGTAAAAATTTTTTAGAGGGAGATGAAACTTCCTTGTTTGGAGATTTAGAAGAGATAACATTCTTACGGAATGTGAAAATTCACCCAAGTCGTTATCGCTGTGCCCTTTTGCCCTGGCAAACTCTATTAAAAATCATTGAGGTAAACCATGATCCGAGATCCTGAAACAGAAAAAGAGTGGGAAGTGTATCATAGTATTCGATCTGTCGAAGATCCTGAGATTGGCATTTCTCTTGTTGAACTTGGATTGATTTATGATGTGAAAGTGGAAGGGGAAAAAGCAGAAGTCACAATGACTTATACTTCTCTAGCTTGCCCAGCTGGCCCACAGATGAAACAAGACATTGAAAATCATGCACTACGCGTGGAAGGAATTTCAGAAGTAGCTGTGCATGTTGTCTGGAATCCGAAATGGGAACCCAGATCCATGGCTAGTGAAGAAGCAAAAATGCAAATGGGGATATTCGATTGAGTTTGTTTTTTGGCAAAAAGAGATCGTTCCTCTTTCTCTACTTCGGTTTGTTATCACTTGTAAGTTGTGAAACGATCCAATCGTTTTTAGATACCAAAGAAAAAACCACTGAGTTATCTTCGTCCATTCCTCAAATCCAAGGTGCCTCACTTAAAAGAGATCGTTATGAGTTGGTTGGTCGTGAGTTTATGATTGCAACTGACCATCCTCTCGCTTCTCAAGCTGGGGTTGAAGTATGGAAACAAGGTGGAAATGTTGTCGATGTTTTTGCAGCAGCAAGTTTTGCTATCTCTGTCTTAAGACCACAATCGACAGGTTTATTTGGTGGAGGATTTGCGATTGTTTACCTTCCCAAAAAAGGGAAATGGGCTTATGATTTCCGAGAACGTTCCCCAAAAAAAGGAATTGGTTCTTTTTATACAAAACCTGATGGATCAGCCGATACAGAAAAAATTAGAAAAGGTCCTTTTAGTGTGGGAGTCCCCGGAAACGTACAAGGGATTCTGAAAATCCAAAAACAACATGGAAAACTTCCCATCACAGATGTACTCGCACCTGCTATGCGTTATGCGAAAAATGGTTTTGCTGTGTATGCGGATTTAGCCAATGTGATCACAAAAGTTTGGCCAAATATGAATCCATCCATGCAGAAGGTTTTTGGGATTGATAACCGTCCGATTCGAGAAGGGGAACTTCTCGTTCAAAATGATTTGTTCCAAACATTAAGCCGGATTGCAGAAAATGAAGAGAAAGAATGGATCGATGGAGAAACAACAAGGTTAGTCACTGAATATTACAAAGAATTTGATGGCTTCATCAGTGAAGAAGATTGGAAAGAATACAAAGTCAAACAGATGGAACCATTGAGTAGTTCTGTATGGGGATTCCAAATGTTGACTATGCCTCCTCCTAGTTCTGGCGTACATTTGATCACATTGATGTTATTGAATACGGAGATGGCAAAACGCCAATCATTTCCCAAGGGCCAAGTGGGTGAAATGATACAGATCACGGAAGCAATGCGAGTTGCTTTCAGAGATAGAGCAGAGTTAGGTGGAGATCCAAATTACACAGATGTACCTGTAGCAAAACTAATTTCCTTACCGTACATCCAAGCAGAAGTGAATGAAATTGAAAAAAAGGTAGTGTCTGGAAATTGGAAACCCATTCTAAAACCGATCGAACCAAAGGATTCTTATAATACCACTCATATCTCTGTGATGGACAAGGAAGGGAATGCTGTTTCTTCCACCCAATCCATCAATGGAATTTTCGGTGCCATCCAAATGGTTCCTGGAACTGGTCTTGTTTTGAATAATACGATGGATGATTTTTCCATTGCACCTGGAGTTCCGAATCTATATGGACTTGTTGGTTCCCAAGCAAATGCCATAGCCCCAGGGAAAACACCACTTTCGAGTATGAGTCCAACCATTCTATTAGAACCAAATGGAAATACAAAATTAGTCATTGGTGCTCCAGGTGGGTCTCAAATTCCAACCTCAATTTTTAACACTTTGTATCACTATTTGATTCAAAAACGAAACTTATATGAAAGTGTTTCTTTTCCACGGATCCACCACCAATACCAACCTGATACATTATTTCTGGATCCTGAATTAAAAGGAACGTTTCCTGAAACGGAACTTCCTTTTTACCAAGTCCAATATGGTAGGCACCGTGCGAAGGTATTTGTTGTGTCAAAAGAAGGAGACAAACTCATAGGTGTCTCTGACCCGAAAGGGGAAGGTGTTCCATTAGGTTTTTAGTCGATGAAAGCAAAATTATTAAAATCAAAACAGAAAAATTCAACTGTTTCCCTTTTTTCAAAGGAGTACAAAGATTGTCTACTAAGTGCCAAACATGGTTTAGAACGAGAAAGTGTTCGAGTAGATGAAAAAGCATTTTTTTCTCAAACACCTCATCCAAAATCGTTAGGTTCTAGTTTAACTCATCCGCTCATTAAAACCGATTTTGCAGAGGCACAAATTGAGTATGCAACAAACATACACAAAACGATTCCAGATGCCATTATGGAACTCACTGAACTCCATGCATTTACGGCTAAAAATTTAGGGAAAGAATACCTTTGGCCGTTTAGTATGCCACCTGTTTTACCAAAAGAAAATAAAATTGAAGTTGGTCAGTACGGAACTTCAAATGAAGGGCGTAAAAAAACAATTTATCGAAATGGTTTGGGGCATCGTTACGGAAAAAAAATGCAAACGATTTCGGGAGTTCATTACAACGTATCATTTGATACCTGTATGTTATCAGTGGTTTCTGAAAAAAGATTTCAAAAACCACTGACCAAAGAAACAAAATCACAAATTTATTTTGATACGATTCGTAATTTTTATCGGATTTCACCAGCATTATTGTATTTATTCGGTTCTTCTAGTTTAACAGATGCAACATTTATTGATTCTCCGATTGCATTAAAAAACTTACAAAAGTTAGATTCTAAAACTTTAAATGCACCACATTCCACTACTTTAAGGTTATCGAATATTGGTTATACAAGTAAGGTGCAAGGCAAATATCCAATTTCTGTCAATTCGTTAAAAGAATATGCGTCTGACATGTGCCAAGTTGTATCAAAAACTTACGCACCTTACAAAAAATTTAACACGAAACCAACCAATCAATTGAATGACTTTGTATTACAATTGGAAAATGAATATTACTCACTGGTTAGGCCAAAACAAGTTCCAAAAGGTGAGGAAAGAGTAGTGGATGCACTGATGGAGCGGGGAGTCGAATACCTGGAATTAAGACTACTTGATTTGGATCCTTTTTCGGCCATTGGTGTAGAAGAAACAAGGTTGTACTTCCTGCATATGGTTCTCCTCTACTGTATGTTAAACGAGTCTCCAAAAGCTGATGCAATTGAAATGGCAAATTGGAGAAAAAACCAGGAACTCACAACTTGGTTTGGCCGAAAACCAGAAACAAAGGTTTTTTTATTTGGAAAAGAGATTTTCTTACGAGACATGGTGCACCAGCTTTTTGTCGACTTACAGCCGATTGCTGATCTATTGGATGACAATGATGCGAGTGGACCTTTTAGTCGGGCTTGGGAAACTCAATGGGAAAAATGGGATGATCCTTCATTCTTAGGTGCTACCATGTCGGAATTGGATTTAAAGATCCATAAAACGAGTTTTCGAGAATTTGGACTGGCTCTTGCCAAATCACATAAAGCGGAACTTTTACAAATTGGTCTTTCTCCTAATCGAATCAAATACTATGAAGATCTAAGTGAACAATCGATTTACGAACAGAAAAAAATCGAAACTTTAGAAGGAAGCCACCTTAAAAAAAACCAAAAACCCATACAAATTAAGCCCCTAAATCTTTGTAGTGAGGTTTAAAGTGAAAGAATCAAAACCATTATTACCGGGTTGGGAAGACTTAGAAATATCGACTCAGATCATCATACGTGATGCAATCAGTAGAGGTATCAAGGTAGAGGTTATCGATCGTAAGGAAAATTTTTTACGTTTGGTTAAAGGCAATCATTCTGAATTTGTAAAGGAAGCAAGTAAAACACGATTGGATAGTTTGATGACTTATTTGGTGATGGAAAATAAAATTGCCTCCAAACTTGTGTTAAGTGAAAATAAAGTTAGAGTTCCCATTGGAAAAGATTATTCCCTGGTTGAAGATGCTTTGTTGGATTATCCACTCTTTCAATCTAAAAAAAAGGTGATAAAGCCTGTCACAACCAATTTTGGAATTGGAATTGGAATATCCAATCCTAACGATTCTTTGGAACGATTTACATTTTTTGTCAAACAAGCATTTTCGTTTTCCAATTCCATCATTGTAGAAGAATTTATAGAAGGTCCCGAATACCGTTTTTTGGTATTAGGTGATGAAGTGGTAGCGGTTTGTAACCGAGTTCCTGCGAATGTGGTAGGCGATGGTGTTCATACCATTCGGGAACTCATCGAAGTAAAAAACAAAGATCCAAGACGCGGGGAAGGCCATATCACAGCTTTAGAAAAAATCCAAATGTCCGAAACGGAAAGATTAGTTCTGTCTGATAATGGATTTACATTCGACTCGGTTCCTAAAAAAGATGAACAAGTATTTTTAAGAAAAAACTCGAATATCTCAACTGGTGGTGATTCCATTGATGTAACTGATTTGGTTCACCCAGAGTTTAAAACCATTGCTCTAAATGCAGCAAAGGCTGCATCTGCCGTCATTTGTGGGATTGATATCATCTCCAGTGCCATTACGGAAATACCAAATCCGAACCATTATGCGGTACTAGAAATAAATTTTAATCCTGTTTTGTACATCCATGAATTTCCTTATGCAGGAAAACCGAGAGCTGTTGGAGATAAAATTCTCGATTTATTGGGATTTACGTAAATTTGTTTCGAAGGTAGTCGATGATGTCGAGAGATTCATACATTTTTGTCTCTCCATCAACAAGGAAAGGGACTTGGGAAATGCCACCTAACTTGATAACTTCGTCTCTTCCCGGTGTGCCATACCTTGCCTCTACCAAAATATAATCCTTACCTTCTGTTAGACCTAGTGTTTGTATGGCTTGCCTAACACGGTAACAATAAGGACAGGAGTCATATTGGTAGAGACGGATCATGGGATTATTAACCTACTTTTTTTTTGAGTTCCCCAGATTGAGCCATTTGGACCGTGATATCATGACCACCAACAAATTCTCCATTGATATAAAGTTGAGGGATGGTTGGCCAATTGGTGTATTCTTTAATTCCTTCTCTAATTTTCATGTCGGAAAGAACATTAAAAGAACCAAACGGAATTCCTTGTTGTTTTAATGTTGAAACTACACCTGCAGAAAACCCGCATTGTGGCATTTCTGGTGTTCCTTTCATAAAAAGAAAAACCTTTTCTGATTTGATTAAAGATTCAATTTTATCCTTTAACTCTTGTTCCATTATTATTCACTCCTTGTTTCCAATGCTAAGGCATGGATTTCTTCTTTTAATTCTTCTTTTAAAGTAGCGTACACCATTCGGTGCTGTTCAATGAGACCCTTACCATTAAAACCTTTGTAAGTGACAACAGCTTTGATATGAACGCCGTCACGGTAAGGATCTAATATTTCGACAGTACAACCTGGCAAACCCTCTTCTATTTTTTTTTGGATTTCTGGAATGGTCATCCTACAATTTTCCTCCCAACCATGAGTTGTGGGCTTTGATAAATTCAATGTATTCATTTGGCACTTCTGGTAAAACAGAATTCTTTACCGATGGTAAAGAAAGTAGTGTATCACTCCAAATTTGTATTTTTGGGAATCCACGCCCTAAATCAAACTCGGCTCCCTTTGCTTTTAGAAAATCCAAACGCATGAAAAAAGGTGCATAGGCAGTATCTACTAGGTGCATGGAATCACCTGCAAAGAATAATTTTCCATCTTTGGGTTCCAGTAAAACAGGTTCTAAGATTTTAAATTTCGAAAGTATTTCGTCTCTTTTTTTGTTGGATTCTGCCTCATCTTTTGACATGGTCCATAAATATTGGTCAACAAGTAAGGCACTTGCAAATTCTGCCCAAGCTCTATGTTTTGCTTTTACCAATGGGTCTTTTGGATGGAGTGAGGGAAGGTTCGTTTCGTCTAAATATTCGTTGATCACTGCAGATTCAAATAACACTTCTTCTCCCACTACAAGTACGGGAACCCTACCAAAGGGTGAAATTTTTAAAAACCAATCTGG contains:
- a CDS encoding EAL domain-containing protein gives rise to the protein MFTTESTEGNQFWNETYFVPHFQPIVNAINRSISAYEVLGRQFNPEENTYHSLGGLFHNREHDPVPIYNIDRILREKAVQTLKESNLRTKLFFNMMPNFLSRVHHTDLFAENFHIIQLIEKYGIDRNQVVIEITEDEFDGSIERLIQIVQIFRDYGLKIAIDDLGTGFSNLERIGYLHPDIMKVDIRIMRESLNKNSFKQVLGAISEMSQKLGSQLLFEGIETEEEVNLALSMGANLLQGFYFSTPNPHFLNRNTFSDKMKTVLENFSSVRSRELREKGIREQKIIDQLQDLFYELSDSSEEDFPYRFGQILGSLPREILKVFVCDGEGYQITPTYDLDRMNGGYLERSRQIGNNYAWKPYFLKHKEESERFRKKWGVTYPLYDINNQNQYVIFTFSLMAGKILVAQVSWSE
- the sufC gene encoding Fe-S cluster assembly ATPase SufC; its protein translation is MSAILEIKSLHANVGDKQILRGVNLTIGAGEVHAIMGPNGSGKSTLSNVILGHPKYNVTSGDILFRGESILKLSTDERARLGLFLSFQYPTALPGVTIGNFLKSILKAHRGKELPVKEFKQELKTAMDLLEVPQSFIGRYVNDGFSGGEKKRAEILQMSLLKPVLSILDETDSGLDIDALRIVSEGINANRNPERSILLITHYQRMLNYIVPDFVHVFADGRILETGGKDLSLKLEEVGYDWILEREGVK
- a CDS encoding SufD family Fe-S cluster assembly protein, with amino-acid sequence MNSLLNRQQFTIDPKKRNQFCRSLIQTWEGLSLPTEKEESYRKFPISGLDWKELGFDPKEKKTKIEDFSNSVEKDLVSETILDDIFVLLQQYLPKDYFSYLSVLQSPGIEFYICEDGLVTPIDSSLGDEPKFSFRIFYVPKGKFSQIHLKTQTNHNSDSLHLKSGIDVFISDKDSHVEILDEENYDEDLVQFRTVLLLSKENTSVKYHHFPFGGFRSKLLLHSHLLGNGAEVTVDGVSALGKRNLKDLDMEMHHHADHTTSKITYKAIVTDRSHHVFTGNLIIPPNLKKVVAHQESFNLSLNKKARAEANPKLEVLAEDVSCTHGATVGDIDEEQYFYLLSRGLSPEESKSLLVTAFYGETIHTIGFNEEVKLDLESSIHTILVGGK
- a CDS encoding Rieske (2Fe-2S) protein, which produces MAFKKLVSIGEIEEGKLTVIKTRHFSVVITKWENEYYAFEDSCTHDGEEISCGKLEGCVITCPRHFAKFDIRNGNVLALPATEPLTTFPTKVNGNDLEVDLESV
- a CDS encoding cysteine desulfurase, encoding MSLDPYQLRKDFPILSETMPNGKPLVYLDNGATSQKPLSVIQATNDYYAKENANIHRGVYYLSQHATELFERTRIKTSHFFQAQCAKAIIFTRGTTDAINLVAQTYGRVNVSEGDEIVLSVQEHHSNLVPWQMLAREKRAFLKFIPILPDTTYDLSKLSEIITKRTKIVAISQMSNVTGTVHDLRKIIDRARQVGAKVLVDGAQAACHMPIHLVDLDVDFYAFSAHKMLGPTGVGVLFGKEEILEAMPPWLGGGDMIESVELESSTYAALPAKLEAGTPNIAGVIGFSHALDYLQKVGMQNIKNHERMLTEYALERFQKIGGLTLYGTEDLDKRGGVISFTLDGIHPHDVGSILDEEGVAIRVGHHCCQPLMKHFQIPGTCRASFYFYNTKEDIDVLIKSIEKVKSIFGRVVRK
- a CDS encoding iron-sulfur cluster assembly scaffold protein — its product is MSSENNTFQDFLKWKSYALWQKPEETVLEVSALNPLCGDEVKLYYRKEGKDRIRILGVSGESCSICSASLGFLFKHQTEFQKDKFLFYLSERKNFLEGDETSLFGDLEEITFLRNVKIHPSRYRCALLPWQTLLKIIEVNHDPRS
- a CDS encoding metal-sulfur cluster assembly factor yields the protein MIRDPETEKEWEVYHSIRSVEDPEIGISLVELGLIYDVKVEGEKAEVTMTYTSLACPAGPQMKQDIENHALRVEGISEVAVHVVWNPKWEPRSMASEEAKMQMGIFD
- the ggt gene encoding gamma-glutamyltransferase, with translation MFFGKKRSFLFLYFGLLSLVSCETIQSFLDTKEKTTELSSSIPQIQGASLKRDRYELVGREFMIATDHPLASQAGVEVWKQGGNVVDVFAAASFAISVLRPQSTGLFGGGFAIVYLPKKGKWAYDFRERSPKKGIGSFYTKPDGSADTEKIRKGPFSVGVPGNVQGILKIQKQHGKLPITDVLAPAMRYAKNGFAVYADLANVITKVWPNMNPSMQKVFGIDNRPIREGELLVQNDLFQTLSRIAENEEKEWIDGETTRLVTEYYKEFDGFISEEDWKEYKVKQMEPLSSSVWGFQMLTMPPPSSGVHLITLMLLNTEMAKRQSFPKGQVGEMIQITEAMRVAFRDRAELGGDPNYTDVPVAKLISLPYIQAEVNEIEKKVVSGNWKPILKPIEPKDSYNTTHISVMDKEGNAVSSTQSINGIFGAIQMVPGTGLVLNNTMDDFSIAPGVPNLYGLVGSQANAIAPGKTPLSSMSPTILLEPNGNTKLVIGAPGGSQIPTSIFNTLYHYLIQKRNLYESVSFPRIHHQYQPDTLFLDPELKGTFPETELPFYQVQYGRHRAKVFVVSKEGDKLIGVSDPKGEGVPLGF
- the gshA gene encoding glutamate--cysteine ligase, which codes for MKAKLLKSKQKNSTVSLFSKEYKDCLLSAKHGLERESVRVDEKAFFSQTPHPKSLGSSLTHPLIKTDFAEAQIEYATNIHKTIPDAIMELTELHAFTAKNLGKEYLWPFSMPPVLPKENKIEVGQYGTSNEGRKKTIYRNGLGHRYGKKMQTISGVHYNVSFDTCMLSVVSEKRFQKPLTKETKSQIYFDTIRNFYRISPALLYLFGSSSLTDATFIDSPIALKNLQKLDSKTLNAPHSTTLRLSNIGYTSKVQGKYPISVNSLKEYASDMCQVVSKTYAPYKKFNTKPTNQLNDFVLQLENEYYSLVRPKQVPKGEERVVDALMERGVEYLELRLLDLDPFSAIGVEETRLYFLHMVLLYCMLNESPKADAIEMANWRKNQELTTWFGRKPETKVFLFGKEIFLRDMVHQLFVDLQPIADLLDDNDASGPFSRAWETQWEKWDDPSFLGATMSELDLKIHKTSFREFGLALAKSHKAELLQIGLSPNRIKYYEDLSEQSIYEQKKIETLEGSHLKKNQKPIQIKPLNLCSEV
- the gshAB gene encoding bifunctional glutamate--cysteine ligase GshA/glutathione synthetase GshB gives rise to the protein MKESKPLLPGWEDLEISTQIIIRDAISRGIKVEVIDRKENFLRLVKGNHSEFVKEASKTRLDSLMTYLVMENKIASKLVLSENKVRVPIGKDYSLVEDALLDYPLFQSKKKVIKPVTTNFGIGIGISNPNDSLERFTFFVKQAFSFSNSIIVEEFIEGPEYRFLVLGDEVVAVCNRVPANVVGDGVHTIRELIEVKNKDPRRGEGHITALEKIQMSETERLVLSDNGFTFDSVPKKDEQVFLRKNSNISTGGDSIDVTDLVHPEFKTIALNAAKAASAVICGIDIISSAITEIPNPNHYAVLEINFNPVLYIHEFPYAGKPRAVGDKILDLLGFT
- a CDS encoding glutathione S-transferase N-terminal domain-containing protein; translation: MIRLYQYDSCPYCYRVRQAIQTLGLTEGKDYILVEARYGTPGRDEVIKLGGISQVPFLVDGETKMYESLDIIDYLRNKFT
- the grxD gene encoding Grx4 family monothiol glutaredoxin — its product is MEQELKDKIESLIKSEKVFLFMKGTPEMPQCGFSAGVVSTLKQQGIPFGSFNVLSDMKIREGIKEYTNWPTIPQLYINGEFVGGHDITVQMAQSGELKKKVG
- a CDS encoding BolA/IbaG family iron-sulfur metabolism protein encodes the protein MTIPEIQKKIEEGLPGCTVEILDPYRDGVHIKAVVTYKGFNGKGLIEQHRMVYATLKEELKEEIHALALETRSE
- a CDS encoding glutathione S-transferase family protein; the encoded protein is MGKPTLISFKLCPYVQRSVINLLEKKVDYEIKYIDLANKPDWFLKISPFGRVPVLVVGEEVLFESAVINEYLDETNLPSLHPKDPLVKAKHRAWAEFASALLVDQYLWTMSKDEAESNKKRDEILSKFKILEPVLLEPKDGKLFFAGDSMHLVDTAYAPFFMRLDFLKAKGAEFDLGRGFPKIQIWSDTLLSLPSVKNSVLPEVPNEYIEFIKAHNSWLGGKL